The stretch of DNA ATCCCGCCAGGGCCTCGTCTATGGCGTTGTCCACAACCTCATAGACCAGATGGTGCAGGCCGCGTTCGCTGGTGCCGCCGATATACATCGACGGGCGCTTGCGAACGGCTTCCAGGCCTTTCATCACCTTGATGTTACTTGCAGTATAGCTGTTTTCAGGCATAATTTATTGTCTCCTAATATGTTGCACTGTACTAAAAATCTTGCTTCCACGCTTCCGCGCGCCATAACGGCACGCGCTTCCATATATGGTTGCCAGAAAAACAGATATGCCATTTTTGTCAAGCACAATCCTTATTATTTTCCATATTTTATCTGCCTATTTTCCAGCTACTTACAACAAGCGTTCCCAGGACCGGGAAATGTTTCCGCGCGCCCCTTACGGTCCGAGACCAAAAATCACGCCCATTCTGGCCTCATTTTAGCCAATTTTCAGCTTTGTCCCTACAGATATAGAGGCTTTGACCAAACTCAAACAATGACAGCGTGATCCGGCCAGACCTCCAAATTTTGCATTTCCGGCCCCTTTACAGCGATTGTTCGTCCACCACCTTCCCGCTCAGAATGGCCAAAATCCCCGGGTCGCCCCCAATATCAATACGGTATCAATACGGAATCAATACGGATTTTATCCGTAATGATTCCGTATTGATACCGTATTGATATTGGGGGCGAGGGCGGGCAAAAGTGAAAAAGGCTCTCTTTCAAACCAAGTGGGTGGAAGTGATCAACCAGCCAGCAGCCTGGAGGGCGACAGCTCATAGCGAGGGCGCGTAAGCCCCACGTTGCGCGACAGAACGATGATCAATGAAAATTGCCACCACCCCACCCCGAAACGCACCGCGTTTCGGAGTGGGGCGGTGGCCTTGAAAATCAGGTTTGAGATGCACGGTGTACGAGGGGTTCCGTCGCGGCTGAAGCCGCGCCTCCACACCCTCGCTATCATTCCGCCGCCCTCACGGGTTGTACCCACTTGGTTTGAAAGAGAGCCTTGAATAATCATAAGCCAGGATCGGCAAACCCTGAGACGCACTCTTTGAGCGTTTGAGATCCGGCCGCAGAAATGCCGCGCCCTCAGGACGCGGCATTTCTGTGAACGGGGGATGGCGCGCGAGCTTACATTTGCAGCAGGATCTCCACTCTGCGGCTCTTGCTGAGCGCGGAGGGTTCATACTGGGGATCCAGGGTGCGGGTGTTGCCGTAGGCTTTCCAGGAGATCCTTTTTTTGGCGATGCCTTTGTTGATCAGATAATCGGCCACAGCCCGGGCGCGTCTTTCAGAAAGATCTTTGTTGTCGGCCGCGGAGCCAGGTTCCCAGGCATGCCCGAAGAGCTTGACCTTCAGGTCCTGATTGGTGAGCAGGCTCATCACCAGGAGGTCCAGTTCCGCGGTGGCCTTGGCTGCCAACTCGGCGCTGCCGTTTTCGAAGAGGATGTCAGGCAGGCTGAGGCTGCCCTTTTTCTCCATTTTTTGCAGCACGATGTCCAGCCTCAAAGCGGTTGAACCTTCTTCCGGCCTGATCTCCTGGCTGTGAACCAGGTAGCCGGGAGTGCTTACCAGCGCGGAATAAACCGCTGCGGGAGGCAGGGTGCCCAGGAAATTACCCAGGGAATTGGTGTTCAGCACCTCCAGATTGCGTTGGTTTTCAGTTTCGCTGTTGATCTGCACTTCGGCCGCCACAGGGTTGCCGAACTGATCGAGCACGGAACCTTCGATCCGCACCAAAACCGGCTGGACGGGTTCCGCGGGAAGTTCGAAGCTCTGGGGCTCCCGGCCCAGCGGGGCGGGCACAAAATCCGGTTTGGGCAGTCCCTGCCTGATGGTTTCCAGGCTCTCGTCGATGCGCGAAAAGATCGTTTCGGCGTCCGCGGGTTGCCTCTGGGCCGGCACCACGTATTCGATATCCACGTTGCGAACGGAACCGTCCGCTTCACGAAGGAGATAGCTGGTGGGCGTGGCGAGCGCGAAATTGATCTGGTAGATCTTTTCGAAACCGCTCACCTGGCGGTCGGAACTCATATAGCCTTCGTTGCTGCCGCGGGCGTGGTAGAAATAGCGGTCGTTGCGGGTGGAATTAACGGGCAGGCCCAGGTTTTCGGGCACAGACCAGTCCTGCCAGTTGGTGCCGATGCGGTAAGCCTTGAAGAGGTCGTATCCGCCGAAGCCGGGATGGCCGCGGGAAGAGAAATAGAGGGTCCTGCCATCCCAGTCCAGGAAAGGTGTTTGTTCGTTTTCCGCCGTGTTGATCTGCGGTCCCAGGTTTTGGGGCTGGGTCCAGATGCCGCCGATCTTTTCGCTTACATAGATGTCAGTTCCGCCATAGCCGCCTTCGCGGGAAGAGGCGAAAAAGAGCAGCCGGTCGCGAAAGACCATGGGGTGCGTTTCCACCTGCGAGGAATTGAGCTGCGAGATGTTTTGGGGTTGAAACCATTTGTCGGTGCGGGGCACGAAATAGATATCGCCGTCACGTTTGTTGGCTTCATAATTGCCAAAGATCCAGGCTCCCTGGGGATCCGCGGAAAAGCTGCCAAAAGCT from Candidatus Cloacimonadota bacterium encodes:
- a CDS encoding OmpA family protein; protein product: MKKTAICLLLIGLSALAFGQIRAPGSRYAQEGLEYYQRGEYDRAIREFLSADRSADGKVPEYHYWLGRLHIAVADTASAMRWFDQYRSSGDSEYQAQVDSYLRIVQRQKKIFSRVNIRPLPDYVNSRNSDYGAILDPEGKYLYFTSLRPARKGKENVWRVEIVRSGFGQPELVEALSTDKNEAFGSFSADPQGAWIFGNYEANKRDGDIYFVPRTDKWFQPQNISQLNSSQVETHPMVFRDRLLFFASSREGGYGGTDIYVSEKIGGIWTQPQNLGPQINTAENEQTPFLDWDGRTLYFSSRGHPGFGGYDLFKAYRIGTNWQDWSVPENLGLPVNSTRNDRYFYHARGSNEGYMSSDRQVSGFEKIYQINFALATPTSYLLREADGSVRNVDIEYVVPAQRQPADAETIFSRIDESLETIRQGLPKPDFVPAPLGREPQSFELPAEPVQPVLVRIEGSVLDQFGNPVAAEVQINSETENQRNLEVLNTNSLGNFLGTLPPAAVYSALVSTPGYLVHSQEIRPEEGSTALRLDIVLQKMEKKGSLSLPDILFENGSAELAAKATAELDLLVMSLLTNQDLKVKLFGHAWEPGSAADNKDLSERRARAVADYLINKGIAKKRISWKAYGNTRTLDPQYEPSALSKSRRVEILLQM